The following are encoded together in the Nocardioides sp. Arc9.136 genome:
- a CDS encoding isoprenyl transferase — MADWKRGVRRVLYPAYEARMLRRLPTEQLPKHVGVMLDGNRRWARAVGRETAHGHRAGAANIEPLLGWCDEVGIEVVTLWLLSTDNLNRPAAELAPLLEIIEDAVDSLAAQQRWRLHPVGALDLLPARTAERLKAAAEATREVDGMLVNVAVGYGGRREIADAVRSLLQEHAERGTTLEELAGQIDVEHIADHLYTKGQPDPDLVIRTSGEQRLGGFLLWQSAKSEFYFCEAYWPDFRRVDFLRAIRAYAQRERRFGS; from the coding sequence GTGGCGGACTGGAAGCGGGGCGTGCGACGGGTGCTCTACCCGGCCTACGAGGCCCGGATGCTGCGCCGCCTGCCGACCGAGCAGCTGCCCAAGCACGTCGGGGTGATGCTCGACGGGAACCGCCGGTGGGCGCGCGCCGTCGGGCGCGAGACCGCGCACGGCCACCGCGCCGGCGCGGCGAACATCGAGCCGCTGCTCGGCTGGTGCGACGAGGTGGGCATCGAGGTCGTCACCCTCTGGCTGCTCTCGACCGACAACCTGAACCGGCCGGCCGCCGAGCTCGCCCCGCTGCTGGAGATCATCGAGGACGCCGTCGACAGCCTCGCCGCCCAGCAGCGCTGGCGCCTGCACCCCGTCGGGGCCCTCGACCTGCTGCCGGCCCGGACCGCCGAGCGGCTCAAGGCCGCCGCCGAGGCGACCCGCGAGGTCGACGGGATGCTCGTCAACGTGGCCGTGGGGTACGGCGGGCGCCGCGAGATCGCCGATGCGGTCCGCTCCCTGCTGCAGGAGCACGCCGAGCGCGGCACCACCCTCGAGGAGCTGGCCGGCCAGATCGACGTCGAGCACATCGCCGACCACCTCTACACCAAGGGCCAGCCCGACCCCGACCTGGTCATCCGCACCTCCGGCGAGCAGCGCTTGGGCGGCTTCCTGCTCTGGCAGAGCGCGAAGTCGGAGTTCTACTTCTGCGAGGCCTACTGGCCCGACTTCCGCCGGGTCGACTTCCTGCGCGCGATCCGCGCCTACGCCCAGCGGGAGCGCCGGTTCGGGTCCTGA
- a CDS encoding PhoH family protein: MPTTTAKKSRTTAARGSTTRTYVLDTSVLLADPGAIRRFAEHEVVLPVVVITELEGKRHHPELGFFARSALRMLDELRITHGRLDEPVPVGEEGGTVRVELNHTDPQSLPSGFRLGDNDTRILAVAKNLADEGHTVTLVSKDLPLRIKASAVGLDAEEYRAEAVSDSDTGYSGMAELEVAATELDELYDDGVLDLEVARDLPCHQGLVLLSDRGTALGRVGPDKRIHLVRGDREAFGVHGRSAEQRIALEMLLDPEVGIVSLGGRAGTGKSAMALCAGLEAVLERGQHQKVVVFRPLFAVGGQELGYLPGSEAEKMGPWAQAVFDTLGAVTSREVIEEVLARGMLEVLPLTHIRGRSLHDAFVIVDEAQSLERNVLLTVLSRIGANSKVVLTHDVAQRDNLRVGRHDGVVAVIEKLKGHPLFAHVTLTRSERSPIAALVTEMLENVTL, translated from the coding sequence GTGCCGACGACGACGGCCAAGAAGTCCCGGACCACCGCAGCCAGGGGGTCCACCACCCGTACCTACGTGCTCGACACCAGCGTCCTGCTCGCCGACCCGGGCGCGATCCGCCGGTTCGCCGAGCACGAGGTCGTGCTGCCGGTGGTCGTGATCACCGAGCTGGAGGGCAAGCGGCACCACCCGGAGCTGGGCTTCTTCGCCCGCAGCGCGCTCCGGATGCTCGACGAGCTGCGGATCACCCACGGTCGGCTCGACGAGCCGGTGCCGGTGGGGGAGGAGGGCGGCACGGTCCGGGTCGAGCTGAACCACACCGACCCGCAGTCGCTGCCGTCGGGCTTCCGGCTCGGCGACAACGACACGCGGATCCTCGCCGTGGCCAAGAACCTCGCCGACGAGGGCCACACGGTCACCCTGGTCTCCAAGGACCTCCCGCTGCGGATCAAGGCCTCGGCGGTCGGCCTCGACGCCGAGGAGTACCGCGCGGAGGCGGTCAGCGACTCCGACACCGGCTACTCCGGGATGGCGGAGCTCGAGGTGGCGGCCACCGAGCTCGACGAGCTGTACGACGACGGCGTGCTCGACCTCGAGGTCGCCCGCGACCTGCCCTGCCACCAGGGCCTCGTGCTGCTCTCCGACCGGGGCACCGCGCTGGGCCGGGTGGGTCCGGACAAGCGGATCCACCTGGTGCGCGGGGACCGCGAGGCGTTCGGCGTCCACGGCCGCTCCGCGGAGCAGCGGATCGCCCTGGAGATGCTGCTCGACCCCGAGGTCGGCATCGTCTCCCTCGGCGGCCGGGCCGGCACGGGCAAGTCGGCGATGGCGCTGTGCGCCGGCCTGGAGGCGGTGCTCGAGCGGGGCCAGCACCAGAAGGTCGTCGTGTTCCGGCCGCTGTTCGCCGTCGGCGGGCAGGAGCTCGGCTACCTCCCGGGCTCGGAGGCGGAGAAGATGGGGCCGTGGGCCCAGGCGGTCTTCGACACCCTCGGGGCGGTGACCAGCCGCGAGGTGATCGAGGAGGTGCTCGCCCGCGGGATGCTCGAGGTGCTGCCGCTCACCCACATCCGGGGCCGGTCGCTGCACGACGCCTTCGTCATCGTCGACGAGGCGCAGTCCCTGGAGCGCAACGTCCTGCTGACCGTGCTGTCCCGGATCGGTGCGAACTCCAAGGTCGTGCTCACCCACGACGTCGCCCAGCGCGACAACCTGCGGGTGGGCCGCCACGACGGCGTCGTCGCGGTGATCGAGAAGCTCAAGGGGCACCCGCTGTTCGCCCACGTCACGCTGACCCGGTCCGAGCGCTCGCCGATCGCGGCGCTCGTCACCGAGATGCTGGAGAACGTGACGCTGTAG
- a CDS encoding lytic transglycosylase domain-containing protein, with translation MTKHVKHVPKHRRAPEPRLTRAPRQALRTTAVLSGVAVATTGAAVAGGVVNGPTPVSAAAGDIAATADARLSATGTDADPATTEAAGSALAFERSGAATRSSDRRQSAVPAKQVSLGEGATQAMTRTEDLSDADPRDIARAMLGEYGFSSDQFSCLDSLWVSESDWRIDADNPSSSAYGIPQALTQLHELPADYMTSAETQIRWGLDYIRDSYGSPCNAWSFKQGNNWY, from the coding sequence GTGACCAAGCACGTGAAGCACGTCCCGAAGCACCGTCGCGCACCCGAGCCCCGCCTCACCCGCGCGCCCCGTCAGGCACTGCGCACCACGGCCGTCCTCTCCGGCGTCGCGGTCGCGACCACCGGCGCCGCCGTCGCCGGCGGGGTCGTCAACGGCCCCACACCGGTCAGCGCCGCCGCGGGCGACATCGCCGCGACCGCCGACGCCCGGCTGAGCGCCACGGGCACGGACGCCGACCCGGCCACCACGGAGGCGGCCGGCTCCGCGCTCGCCTTCGAGCGGTCGGGCGCGGCGACGCGCTCCTCCGACCGCCGGCAGAGCGCGGTCCCGGCCAAGCAGGTCTCGCTCGGTGAGGGAGCGACCCAGGCGATGACCCGGACCGAGGACCTCTCCGACGCCGACCCCCGCGACATCGCGCGGGCGATGCTGGGCGAGTACGGCTTCTCCTCCGACCAGTTCTCCTGCCTGGACTCGCTGTGGGTCAGCGAGAGCGACTGGCGCATCGACGCCGACAACCCCTCGTCCTCGGCGTACGGCATCCCGCAGGCGCTCACCCAGCTCCACGAGCTCCCGGCCGACTACATGACGTCGGCCGAGACACAGATCCGCTGGGGCCTGGACTACATCCGCGACTCCTACGGCTCGCCCTGCAACGCCTGGTCGTTCAAGCAGGGCAACAACTGGTACTGA
- a CDS encoding aspartate ammonia-lyase — protein MSDENQTGYRTEHDSMGEVQVPREALWRAQTQRAVENFPISGTPIEPALVHAIGLVKGAAATTNGELGVLDQDKADAIVAAAGEVAEGRHDGEFPVDVFQTGSGTSSNMNANEVIASLAARAGTDVHPNDHVNASQSSNDTFPTAIHVAAALAVTDQLLPALDVLATSLEGKAEEFAGLVKSGRTHLMDATPVMLGQEFSGYAATMRYAAERLESVLPRVRELPLGGTAVGTGINTPPGFAARVIEVLGERTGQPFTEARNHFEAQGTRDSLVELSGVLRTIAVGLTKICNDLRWMSSGPTTGLAEIHLPDLQPGSSIMPGKVNPVLPEATLMVCAQVVGNDAAVGFAGASGSFELNVAMPVMARNVLESVRLLATSSTVLAQRCVDGITADAERMRQYAESSPSVVTPLNKHIGYENAAKVAKQALADGATIRETVVRMGYLERGELTEAQLDEALDVESMTHP, from the coding sequence GTGAGCGACGAGAACCAGACCGGGTACCGCACCGAGCACGACAGCATGGGCGAGGTCCAGGTGCCCCGCGAGGCCCTCTGGCGGGCCCAGACCCAGCGCGCCGTGGAGAACTTCCCGATCTCCGGCACGCCCATCGAGCCGGCGCTGGTGCACGCGATCGGCCTGGTCAAGGGGGCCGCCGCGACCACGAACGGCGAGCTCGGGGTGCTCGACCAGGACAAGGCCGACGCGATCGTCGCCGCCGCCGGCGAGGTGGCCGAGGGTCGTCACGACGGCGAGTTCCCCGTCGACGTCTTCCAGACCGGCTCGGGCACCAGCTCGAACATGAACGCCAACGAGGTCATCGCCTCGCTGGCCGCCCGGGCCGGCACCGACGTGCACCCCAACGACCACGTCAACGCCAGCCAGTCCAGCAACGACACCTTCCCGACCGCGATCCACGTCGCCGCCGCGCTCGCGGTCACCGACCAGCTCCTCCCCGCTCTCGACGTGCTGGCCACCAGCCTGGAGGGCAAGGCCGAGGAGTTCGCCGGCCTCGTGAAGTCCGGCCGCACCCACCTGATGGACGCGACCCCGGTCATGCTCGGGCAGGAGTTCTCCGGCTACGCCGCCACCATGCGGTACGCCGCGGAGCGGCTCGAGTCGGTCCTCCCCCGCGTCCGCGAGCTGCCGCTGGGCGGCACCGCGGTCGGCACCGGCATCAACACCCCTCCCGGCTTCGCCGCGCGGGTGATCGAGGTGCTCGGCGAGCGGACCGGCCAGCCGTTCACCGAGGCGCGCAACCACTTCGAGGCCCAGGGCACGCGCGACTCGCTCGTCGAGCTGTCGGGCGTCCTGCGGACGATCGCGGTCGGCCTGACCAAGATCTGCAACGACCTGCGCTGGATGTCCTCGGGACCGACGACCGGACTGGCCGAGATCCACCTGCCCGACCTGCAGCCGGGGTCGAGCATCATGCCCGGCAAGGTGAACCCGGTCCTGCCCGAGGCCACGCTCATGGTGTGCGCCCAGGTCGTCGGCAACGACGCGGCCGTAGGCTTCGCCGGCGCGAGCGGCAGCTTCGAGCTCAACGTCGCGATGCCGGTGATGGCGCGCAACGTCCTGGAGTCGGTGCGGCTCCTGGCGACGTCCTCGACGGTGCTCGCGCAGCGGTGCGTCGACGGGATCACCGCCGACGCCGAGCGGATGCGGCAGTACGCCGAGTCCTCGCCGTCGGTGGTCACGCCGCTGAACAAGCACATCGGCTACGAGAACGCCGCGAAGGTGGCCAAGCAGGCGCTCGCCGACGGCGCCACGATCCGCGAGACCGTGGTGCGGATGGGTTACCTCGAGCGGGGCGAGCTCACCGAGGCCCAGCTCGACGAGGCGCTCGACGTGGAGTCGATGACCCACCCGTGA
- a CDS encoding fumarate hydratase has protein sequence MSSAPEFRYSDLLPLGPDRTPYRLLTTEGVSTFEADGQTFLKVSPEAIRLLTREAMHDISHYLRPAHLAQLRRIIDDPEASGNDRFVALDLLKNVNISAGGVLPMCQDTGTAIVMGKKSEGVLTGIDDGEAVSQGVYDAYTQLNLRYSQLAPLTTYEEKNTGSNLPAQVEIYSTPQTSGKPEYKFLFMAKGGGSANKSFLFQETKAVLNPQRMLQFLDEKIRSLGTAACPPYHLAVVIGGTSAEYALKTAKYASAHYLDDLPTEGSLSAHGFRDLELEQQVFELTQSFGIGAQFGGKYFCHDVRVVRLPRHGASCPVAIAVSCSADRQALGKITPDGVFLEQLETDPAQYMPDAGVAEDIAGGEVVPIDLTLPMDQILAELRRHPVKTRLSLTGPLVVARDIAHAKIKERLDAGEDMPQYLKDHPVYYAGPAKTPEGMASGSFGPTTAGRMDSYVEQFQAAGGSMVMLAKGNRSKAVTEACHAHGGFYLGSIGGPAARLAQDCIRSQEVIEYPELGMEAVWRIEVEDFPAFIVVDDQGNDFFTDPSGTTTVPITGLRVRSAQ, from the coding sequence GTGTCGAGCGCTCCCGAGTTCCGCTACTCCGACCTGCTGCCCCTCGGCCCGGACCGCACGCCGTACCGGCTGCTGACCACCGAGGGCGTCTCCACCTTCGAGGCCGACGGGCAGACGTTCCTCAAGGTCTCCCCCGAGGCGATCCGGCTGCTGACCCGCGAGGCGATGCACGACATCAGCCACTACCTGCGGCCGGCGCACCTCGCGCAGCTGCGGCGGATCATCGACGACCCCGAGGCCTCGGGCAACGACCGCTTCGTCGCGCTCGACCTGCTCAAGAACGTCAACATCTCCGCCGGCGGCGTGCTGCCGATGTGCCAGGACACCGGCACCGCCATCGTCATGGGCAAGAAGTCCGAGGGCGTCCTCACCGGCATCGACGACGGCGAGGCGGTCAGCCAGGGCGTGTACGACGCCTACACCCAGCTGAACCTGCGCTACTCCCAGCTCGCGCCGCTCACGACGTACGAGGAGAAGAACACCGGCTCGAACCTGCCGGCGCAGGTCGAGATCTACTCCACCCCCCAGACGAGCGGGAAGCCGGAGTACAAGTTCCTGTTCATGGCCAAGGGCGGCGGGTCGGCCAACAAGTCGTTCCTGTTCCAGGAGACCAAGGCGGTCCTCAACCCGCAGCGGATGCTGCAGTTCCTCGACGAGAAGATCCGCTCGCTCGGCACGGCCGCCTGCCCGCCGTACCACCTGGCGGTCGTGATCGGCGGCACCAGCGCGGAGTACGCGCTCAAGACCGCCAAGTACGCCTCCGCGCACTACCTCGACGACCTCCCGACCGAGGGCTCGCTGAGTGCCCACGGCTTCCGCGACCTCGAGCTGGAGCAGCAGGTCTTCGAGCTGACCCAGTCCTTCGGGATCGGCGCGCAGTTCGGCGGCAAGTACTTCTGCCACGACGTCCGCGTCGTCCGGCTCCCCCGCCACGGCGCGTCCTGCCCCGTCGCGATCGCCGTCTCCTGCTCGGCCGACCGGCAGGCGCTGGGCAAGATCACCCCCGACGGCGTCTTCCTCGAGCAGCTCGAGACCGACCCCGCGCAGTACATGCCCGACGCCGGGGTCGCCGAGGACATCGCCGGCGGCGAGGTCGTGCCGATCGACCTCACCCTGCCGATGGACCAGATCCTCGCCGAGCTGCGTCGGCACCCGGTCAAGACGCGGCTGTCCCTCACCGGTCCGCTGGTCGTGGCGCGGGACATCGCGCACGCCAAGATCAAGGAGCGCCTCGACGCCGGCGAGGACATGCCGCAGTACCTCAAGGACCACCCGGTGTACTACGCCGGCCCGGCCAAGACCCCCGAGGGCATGGCGTCAGGGTCCTTCGGCCCGACCACGGCCGGTCGCATGGACTCCTACGTCGAGCAGTTCCAGGCCGCCGGCGGCTCGATGGTGATGCTCGCCAAGGGCAACCGCTCCAAGGCGGTCACCGAGGCCTGCCACGCGCACGGGGGCTTCTACCTCGGCTCGATCGGCGGCCCCGCCGCCCGCCTCGCCCAGGACTGCATCAGGTCCCAGGAGGTCATCGAGTACCCCGAGCTGGGCATGGAGGCCGTCTGGCGGATCGAGGTCGAGGACTTCCCCGCGTTCATCGTCGTCGACGACCAGGGCAACGACTTCTTCACCGACCCCTCCGGCACCACGACCGTCCCGATCACCGGCCTGCGGGTGCGCTCGGCCCAGTAG
- a CDS encoding DUF1707 domain-containing protein — protein sequence MDGTPEQRPVSGREPVTDPSQLRVSDADRHRTAEVLREAAGEGRLDMDELGERLEAAYAAKTYADLAPLVMDLPGGDPATPAVPHAARPPAAPGPPGVPVAGQRFDTSVAIMGGCDRKGVWQVGPTHQAYAVMGGVLIDLREAVFTSRETVITCGAFWSGIDIVVNERTQVVVEGIGIMGAFEQARDKVEARLDADSPVVRVKGVALMAGVTVTRKGPPKPRRRLGGGGHPRLH from the coding sequence ATGGACGGCACCCCGGAGCAGCGTCCCGTCTCGGGCCGGGAGCCCGTGACCGACCCCTCGCAGCTGCGCGTCTCCGACGCCGACCGGCACCGCACCGCGGAGGTCCTGCGCGAGGCGGCGGGCGAGGGCCGGCTCGACATGGACGAGCTCGGCGAGCGGCTGGAGGCGGCGTACGCCGCCAAGACCTACGCCGACCTCGCCCCGCTCGTCATGGACCTGCCCGGTGGCGACCCCGCCACCCCGGCCGTCCCGCACGCGGCGCGGCCGCCCGCGGCGCCGGGCCCGCCCGGCGTCCCGGTGGCCGGTCAGCGGTTCGACACCTCGGTGGCGATCATGGGCGGGTGCGACCGCAAGGGCGTCTGGCAGGTCGGGCCGACGCACCAGGCCTACGCCGTCATGGGCGGGGTCCTCATCGACCTGCGTGAGGCGGTGTTCACCAGCCGGGAGACCGTGATCACCTGCGGCGCGTTCTGGTCGGGCATCGACATCGTCGTCAACGAGCGCACCCAGGTCGTCGTCGAGGGCATCGGCATCATGGGCGCCTTCGAGCAGGCCCGCGACAAGGTCGAGGCCCGCCTCGACGCCGACTCGCCGGTGGTCCGGGTCAAGGGGGTCGCGCTGATGGCCGGCGTCACCGTCACCCGGAAGGGCCCGCCGAAGCCGCGGCGCCGCCTCGGTGGCGGCGGGCACCCACGGCTGCACTGA
- a CDS encoding ABC transporter ATP-binding protein gives MAAITMKHIVKKYGDGFPAVNDVSIDVQDGEFMILVGPSGCGKSTLLRMIVGLEDITDGDMMIGDRRVNDLAPRDRNLAMVFQNYALYPHLTVYENIAFPLRLAGASNDEVDQKVREASRTLELDEHLERKPGNLSGGQRQRVAMGRAIVRDADAFLFDEPLSNLDAKLRGQMRTEISRLQKRLGITTVYVTHDQTEAMTLGDRVAVLKRGVLQQLASPRELYTNPANLFVAGFIGSPPMNFLPATVRGTSVELPIGTVELPREKAALVPEGKLLIAGIRPEHFEDASVVDDARRGRGSTFTTTIDVVEWLGNEAYAYIPFEAEGAVQEQLTQLERDLDGDTMRSQLVVSLDGASRISEGDEAEIWVDSRQMHLFDPETGDNLTIDLERAGRVPAKEDPAAAQAAEHAAEDATAH, from the coding sequence ATGGCTGCCATCACCATGAAGCACATCGTGAAGAAGTACGGCGACGGGTTCCCGGCCGTCAACGACGTCTCGATCGACGTCCAGGACGGGGAGTTCATGATCCTCGTCGGCCCGTCCGGCTGCGGGAAGTCGACGCTGCTGCGGATGATCGTCGGGCTCGAGGACATCACCGACGGCGACATGATGATCGGGGACCGCCGGGTCAACGACCTGGCCCCGCGCGACCGGAACCTGGCGATGGTGTTCCAGAACTACGCGCTCTACCCCCACCTGACGGTCTACGAGAACATCGCCTTCCCGCTGCGGCTGGCCGGCGCCTCGAACGACGAGGTCGACCAGAAGGTCCGTGAGGCGTCCCGGACGCTGGAGCTCGACGAGCACCTCGAGCGCAAGCCGGGCAACCTGTCCGGCGGTCAGCGCCAGCGCGTCGCGATGGGCCGGGCGATCGTGCGCGACGCCGACGCGTTCCTCTTCGACGAGCCGCTGTCGAACCTCGACGCCAAGCTCCGCGGGCAGATGCGCACCGAGATCTCCCGCCTGCAGAAGCGGCTGGGCATCACCACCGTCTACGTCACCCACGACCAGACCGAGGCGATGACCCTCGGCGACCGGGTCGCGGTGCTCAAGCGGGGCGTGCTGCAGCAGCTGGCGTCGCCGCGCGAGCTCTACACGAACCCCGCCAACCTCTTCGTGGCCGGGTTCATCGGCTCCCCGCCGATGAACTTCCTGCCCGCTACGGTCCGCGGCACCTCCGTGGAGCTGCCGATCGGGACCGTCGAGCTGCCGCGGGAGAAGGCCGCCCTCGTGCCCGAGGGCAAGCTGCTCATCGCCGGCATCCGCCCCGAGCACTTCGAGGACGCCTCGGTGGTCGACGACGCGCGGCGCGGCCGTGGCTCCACCTTCACCACCACCATCGACGTCGTGGAGTGGCTGGGCAACGAGGCCTACGCCTACATCCCCTTCGAGGCCGAGGGTGCCGTGCAGGAGCAGCTGACCCAGCTCGAGCGCGACCTCGACGGCGACACGATGCGCAGCCAGCTCGTCGTCTCCCTCGACGGCGCCAGCCGGATCAGCGAGGGCGACGAGGCCGAGATCTGGGTCGACTCACGCCAGATGCACCTCTTCGACCCCGAGACCGGCGACAACCTCACCATCGACCTGGAGCGGGCCGGCCGGGTGCCGGCGAAGGAGGACCCCGCGGCGGCGCAGGCCGCGGAGCACGCCGCGGAGGACGCCACCGCGCACTGA
- a CDS encoding carbohydrate ABC transporter permease: MSAMKQKVGLTIGLVLILLWCLLPVAWIISLSFKSQTAITNGSEGFLPQAGGGAGWQNYSDVLQDEQFRRAILNSIGISLIATLLSVVIATLAAYAIARLEFRGKKFVLTTALVIAMFPVVSLVGPLFDMWRTLGIYDTWPGLIIPYMSFTLPLAIWTLSAFFREIPWEMEQAAQVDGATSWQAFRKVIVPLAAPGVFTAAILTFFFAWNDFVFGISLTSTETARPIPAALSFFVGPDPFSRPASLLAAGAVVATIPIVVIVLLFQRKIVAGLTSGAVKG; this comes from the coding sequence ATGAGCGCCATGAAGCAGAAGGTCGGCCTCACGATCGGGCTCGTCCTGATCCTGCTCTGGTGCCTGCTGCCGGTGGCGTGGATCATCTCGCTGTCCTTCAAGTCCCAGACCGCGATCACCAACGGCAGCGAGGGCTTCCTCCCCCAGGCCGGGGGCGGCGCGGGCTGGCAGAACTACAGCGACGTCCTGCAGGACGAGCAGTTCCGGCGGGCGATCCTCAACTCGATCGGGATCTCGCTGATCGCCACCCTGCTCTCGGTGGTCATCGCGACGCTCGCGGCGTACGCCATCGCGCGCCTGGAGTTCCGGGGCAAGAAGTTCGTGCTCACCACGGCCCTGGTGATCGCGATGTTCCCGGTGGTCTCGCTCGTGGGGCCGCTGTTCGACATGTGGCGCACGCTCGGGATCTACGACACGTGGCCGGGGCTGATCATCCCCTACATGTCCTTCACGCTGCCGCTGGCGATCTGGACCCTCTCGGCGTTCTTCCGGGAGATCCCGTGGGAGATGGAGCAGGCCGCCCAGGTCGACGGCGCGACCTCCTGGCAGGCGTTCCGGAAGGTGATCGTGCCGCTCGCCGCACCGGGCGTGTTCACCGCGGCGATCCTGACGTTCTTCTTCGCCTGGAACGACTTCGTCTTCGGCATCTCGCTCACCTCGACCGAGACCGCCCGCCCCATCCCGGCGGCCCTGTCCTTCTTCGTGGGGCCGGACCCGTTCAGCCGTCCGGCGTCGCTCCTCGCGGCCGGCGCCGTCGTCGCCACCATCCCGATCGTCGTCATCGTCCTGCTGTTCCAGCGCAAGATCGTCGCCGGCCTCACCTCCGGCGCAGTGAAGGGTTGA
- a CDS encoding carbohydrate ABC transporter permease produces the protein MTTSTVQTATAKKPRSTPKTPDSDRAKAENALGRKLVAPAIVLMLVVTAFPMIRALYLSLFDYSLTDPDERSFVGLQNYVTALTDSLFWRDTANTVMVMVVTVAVELVIGFAFAMVMHRVIFARGLIRTSILIPYGIITVVSGFAWQFAFSADNGFVNGWLPFVGADFDWFGEYGSSIVAIMVSEIWKTTPFMSLLLLAGLAQVSEDMIEAAKVDGATWFQRLYKVILPNMRAAIMVAVLFRALDAYRIFDNIYVMTAGANGTESISFLTYRQVIEQFQLGIGSALSVLLFLSVLVVAFLIVKVFRVDLSSARQEG, from the coding sequence GTGACCACCTCGACGGTGCAGACCGCCACGGCGAAGAAGCCGCGCTCCACGCCGAAGACCCCGGACTCGGACCGGGCGAAGGCCGAGAACGCCCTCGGTCGCAAGCTCGTGGCCCCGGCCATCGTGCTGATGCTGGTGGTCACGGCGTTCCCGATGATCCGGGCGCTCTACCTCTCGCTGTTCGACTACAGCCTCACCGACCCCGACGAGCGCAGCTTCGTCGGGCTGCAGAACTACGTGACGGCCCTGACCGACAGCCTCTTCTGGCGCGACACCGCCAACACCGTGATGGTCATGGTCGTCACGGTCGCGGTCGAGCTGGTGATCGGCTTCGCCTTCGCGATGGTGATGCACCGCGTGATCTTCGCCCGCGGCCTGATCCGGACCTCGATCCTCATCCCGTACGGCATCATCACCGTCGTCTCGGGCTTCGCCTGGCAGTTCGCGTTCTCCGCCGACAACGGCTTCGTCAACGGCTGGCTGCCCTTCGTCGGCGCCGACTTCGACTGGTTCGGGGAGTACGGCTCCTCGATCGTCGCGATCATGGTCTCCGAGATCTGGAAGACCACGCCGTTCATGTCGCTGCTGCTGCTCGCCGGCCTGGCGCAGGTCTCGGAGGACATGATCGAGGCCGCCAAGGTGGACGGCGCGACGTGGTTCCAGCGGCTCTACAAGGTGATCCTGCCCAACATGCGGGCCGCGATCATGGTGGCGGTGCTCTTCCGCGCGCTGGACGCCTACCGCATCTTCGACAACATCTACGTGATGACCGCCGGCGCGAACGGCACGGAGTCGATCTCGTTCCTGACCTACCGGCAGGTCATCGAGCAGTTCCAGCTCGGCATCGGCTCGGCGCTCTCGGTCCTGCTGTTCCTCTCGGTCCTCGTGGTGGCGTTCTTGATCGTCAAGGTCTTCCGCGTGGACCTGTCCTCGGCCCGGCAGGAGGGATGA